A region from the Falco peregrinus isolate bFalPer1 chromosome 19, bFalPer1.pri, whole genome shotgun sequence genome encodes:
- the SLC50A1 gene encoding sugar transporter SWEET1 isoform X1 — MAPLLAAACLGCTLAMFGTGLSDLRQMLATKSVENIQFLPFLTTDVNNLSWLGYGCLKQDWTLITVNAIGAALQTLYMLAYLYYSPSKRPVLLRSLLLLAVLAAGYGYFTLLIADTQTRLVRLGLFCSVFTISMYLSPLADLAKIVRSKSTRCLSFPLTVTTFLASTSWTLYGLQLHDPYITVPNVPGIVTSVVRFWLFWRYPPGQDKPYRPLHA, encoded by the exons ATGGCCCCGCTGCTCGCCGCCGCCTGCCTGGGCTGCACCCTGGCCATGTTCGGGACCGGGCT GTCCGACCTCCGCCAGATGTTGGCAACCAAGAGTGTGGAGAACATCCAGTTCCTGCCCTTCCTCACCACCGATGTCAA CAACCTGAGCTGGTTGGGCTACGGCTGCCTGAAGCAGGACTGGACGCTGATCACTGTCAACGCCATCGGCGCAGCGCTGCAGACCCTCTACATGCTGGCATACCTCTACTACAGCCCCTCGAAG cgcCCCGTGCTGCTGCGGAGTCTGCTGCTCTTGGccgtgctggctgctggctaCGGCTACTTCACCCTCCTGATTGCTGACACGCAGACACGCCTGGTGCGCCTGGGGCTCTTCTGCAGCGTCTTCACCATCAGCATGTACCTCTCGCCGCTGGCTGACCTG GCTAAGATTGTCCGGAGCAAGTCAACGCGGTGCCTGTCCTTCCCACTGACTGTCACCACCTTCCTGGCCTCCACCAGCTGGACGCTCTACGGCCTGCAGCTCCACGACCCCTACATCACG GTCCCGAATGTGCCGGGGATCGTCACCAGCGTTGTGCGTTTCTGGCTCTTCTGGCGGTACCCGCCGGGCCAGGACAAGCCCTACAGACCCCTGCACGCCTGA
- the SLC50A1 gene encoding sugar transporter SWEET1 isoform X2, translated as MAPLLAAACLGCTLAMFGTGLSDLRQMLATKSVENIQFLPFLTTDVNNLSWLGYGCLKQDWTLITVNAIGAALQTLYMLAYLYYSPSKRPVLLRSLLLLAVLAAGYGYFTLLIADTQTRLVRLGLFCSVFTISMYLSPLADLAKIVRSKSTRCLSFPLTVTTFLASTSWTLYGLQLHDPYITPSAWHRADPHPASCVSHSRACD; from the exons ATGGCCCCGCTGCTCGCCGCCGCCTGCCTGGGCTGCACCCTGGCCATGTTCGGGACCGGGCT GTCCGACCTCCGCCAGATGTTGGCAACCAAGAGTGTGGAGAACATCCAGTTCCTGCCCTTCCTCACCACCGATGTCAA CAACCTGAGCTGGTTGGGCTACGGCTGCCTGAAGCAGGACTGGACGCTGATCACTGTCAACGCCATCGGCGCAGCGCTGCAGACCCTCTACATGCTGGCATACCTCTACTACAGCCCCTCGAAG cgcCCCGTGCTGCTGCGGAGTCTGCTGCTCTTGGccgtgctggctgctggctaCGGCTACTTCACCCTCCTGATTGCTGACACGCAGACACGCCTGGTGCGCCTGGGGCTCTTCTGCAGCGTCTTCACCATCAGCATGTACCTCTCGCCGCTGGCTGACCTG GCTAAGATTGTCCGGAGCAAGTCAACGCGGTGCCTGTCCTTCCCACTGACTGTCACCACCTTCCTGGCCTCCACCAGCTGGACGCTCTACGGCCTGCAGCTCCACGACCCCTACATCACG CCTAGCGCTTGGCACCGGGCCGACCCCCATCCGGCGTCGTGTGTGTCACACAGCAGAGCCTGTGACTAG